A genome region from Arachidicoccus soli includes the following:
- a CDS encoding type 1 glutamine amidotransferase — translation MNIHFIQHEIFEAPGAYLQWAESKGYNITFSKVYQQQALPISVENIDLLIVMGGPQSPDTTQEECSHFNAKAEMSLIGRCIEADKAVVGVCLGAQLIGVALGARFERSPEKEIGVLPIRLTKDGINDGKINHFGSTLPVGHWHNDMPGLTPESRVLATSTGCPRQIVAYSNLVYGFQCHMELTPEVIELLIAEEEDFLINNTTHQFVQKPNEIRNYDYNEMNEKLFLFLDKLTNAYENKHLR, via the coding sequence ATGAATATCCATTTTATCCAACACGAAATATTTGAAGCCCCAGGAGCCTATTTACAATGGGCTGAAAGCAAGGGATACAATATTACCTTTTCTAAAGTGTATCAGCAACAAGCATTGCCTATTTCTGTAGAGAATATTGATTTGCTTATTGTAATGGGTGGGCCTCAAAGCCCCGATACAACACAGGAAGAATGTTCTCATTTTAACGCAAAGGCCGAAATGTCTTTAATAGGAAGATGTATTGAGGCTGATAAAGCAGTTGTGGGCGTTTGTTTAGGCGCTCAACTGATTGGGGTAGCATTGGGTGCAAGATTTGAGCGCAGCCCTGAAAAAGAAATCGGAGTTTTACCCATTCGGCTTACTAAGGATGGTATAAATGATGGGAAGATAAACCACTTTGGTTCAACTTTGCCTGTAGGACATTGGCACAATGATATGCCTGGGCTTACACCGGAAAGCAGGGTATTGGCAACAAGTACAGGTTGCCCAAGACAGATAGTAGCTTACTCAAATTTAGTTTACGGTTTTCAGTGCCACATGGAACTTACACCGGAAGTAATTGAATTACTAATTGCAGAGGAAGAAGATTTTTTAATCAATAATACTACACATCAATTTGTTCAAAAGCCGAATGAAATCAGAAATTATGATTACAACGAAATGAATGAAAAATTGTTTTTGTTTTTGGACAAACTTACAAATGCCTACGAAAATAAACATCTACGCTAA
- a CDS encoding ATP-binding protein, with product MIKRKLEDLVTPQLGKNKVILIMGTRRVGKTVLIDSIRKKYPEQTLILNAEDFDVQELLKNLSVANYQRIIGNAKLLIIDEAQVLPNIGQILKLMIDNIVELTIIATRSSSFDLANKTGDPLTGRSIHYHLYPLSQAEISEVENALETTQNLEDRLVFGSYPELFHLIDTQEKASYLLQLVQSYLLKDILAYEGIRQSDKIVKLLRLIAFQCGSEVSYNELANQLGISKNTVENYLDLLSKVYIVYKVGAYSTNQRKELSKSSKWFFYDNGIRNAIINDFKLLALRNDTGLLWENYLIAERIKKNAYTGKNLQYYFWRNYNQQEVDLIEVENGRLSAFEFKYSDNKKVKIPTAFAAAYPGVAFEVISRDNYLEWIT from the coding sequence ATGATTAAAAGAAAACTGGAAGATCTGGTTACACCACAACTTGGTAAAAATAAAGTGATCCTAATTATGGGTACCCGGCGAGTAGGGAAAACAGTGTTGATTGACTCAATTCGGAAAAAATACCCAGAACAGACACTTATTCTGAATGCCGAAGATTTTGATGTCCAAGAGCTGCTTAAAAATCTCTCGGTGGCCAACTATCAACGTATTATTGGGAATGCAAAACTTCTAATTATTGATGAAGCCCAAGTATTACCAAATATTGGACAGATTCTCAAATTGATGATAGACAATATTGTTGAACTTACCATCATTGCCACCAGATCATCTTCCTTTGACCTGGCAAACAAAACAGGCGACCCTTTAACCGGTAGATCCATTCATTATCATCTGTATCCGTTATCGCAGGCAGAAATTTCTGAAGTCGAAAACGCCTTAGAAACAACCCAAAATCTTGAAGACAGATTAGTTTTCGGGAGTTACCCTGAACTGTTCCACCTCATAGATACGCAAGAAAAAGCCTCTTATTTACTTCAGCTCGTCCAGTCTTACCTATTAAAAGACATTCTTGCATATGAAGGTATCCGGCAATCTGATAAGATTGTTAAGCTACTTCGGCTTATTGCTTTTCAATGTGGTTCAGAAGTTTCTTATAATGAACTGGCAAATCAGTTAGGTATCAGCAAAAATACTGTTGAAAACTATCTCGACCTGCTATCGAAAGTGTATATCGTTTATAAAGTCGGAGCTTATAGCACTAATCAACGCAAAGAGCTTTCAAAATCTTCAAAATGGTTCTTTTACGACAATGGAATAAGAAATGCAATTATCAACGACTTCAAACTGCTCGCACTCAGAAATGACACTGGCTTATTATGGGAAAACTATTTAATTGCCGAAAGGATTAAGAAAAATGCTTACACAGGGAAAAATTTGCAATATTATTTCTGGAGAAATTACAACCAGCAAGAAGTCGACTTAATTGAGGTAGAAAATGGGCGCCTTTCAGCTTTTGAATTCAAATACTCAGATAATAAAAAAGTAAAAATTCCTACTGCATTTGCAGCCGCATATCCTGGTGTTGCATTTGAAGTTATTTCTAGGGATAATTATCTCGAATGGATTACATAA
- the thiS gene encoding sulfur carrier protein ThiS yields MINIHINERPLEIENHFNVLQLLEKVNAPTEGIALAINNNIISKSNWQAHFLSENDKVLIIQATQGG; encoded by the coding sequence ATGATAAACATTCACATTAATGAACGTCCATTAGAAATTGAGAACCATTTCAATGTTCTTCAACTACTTGAAAAAGTAAATGCACCCACAGAAGGTATTGCCCTTGCTATCAATAATAACATTATCTCCAAAAGCAATTGGCAAGCTCATTTTTTATCTGAAAATGACAAAGTATTAATCATTCAAGCCACTCAGGGTGGCTAG
- the thiC gene encoding phosphomethylpyrimidine synthase ThiC: MSNKDTAPHDDKITRKPFPNSKKIYLQGQIHPQIKVAMREIYLSDTKNSISGKSRPNEPITVYDSSGPYTDSSKEISVHKGLERIREQWILERGDVEQLDNFSSEYCRERLQDKSLNHMRFKHLKMPLRAKKGQHVTQLHYAKKGIITPEMEYIAIRENQRIEEITSIRKQHKGEHFGAAIPERITPEFVRSEVARGRAVIPSNINHPESEPMILGRNFLVKINANIGNSATTSSIEEEVEKAVWACRWGADNIMDLSTGKNIHETREWIIRNSPVPVGTVPIYQALEKANGVAEDLNWEIFRDTLIEQAEQGVDYFTIHAGVLLRYIPMTVKRVTGIVSRGGSIMAKWCLAHHKESFLYTHFEGICEILKSYDVAISLGDGLRPGSIADANDEAQFAELETLGELTQIARKHDVQCFIEGPGHVPMHMIKENIEKQIEVCDEAPFYTLGPLTTDIAPGYDHITSGIGAAMIGWYGCAMLCYVTPKEHLGLPNKEDVRVGVITYKIAAHAADLAKGHPGAQHRDNALSMARFEFRWQDQFNLGLDPERALEYHDETLPADGAKVAHFCSMCGPKFCSMKISQEVRDFVAENDIVDKGLIAKGMKEKSKEFKKMGSEVYL; the protein is encoded by the coding sequence ATGAGTAACAAAGACACAGCTCCCCATGATGATAAAATTACCAGAAAGCCTTTTCCAAATTCTAAAAAGATATATTTACAAGGTCAGATTCACCCACAGATTAAGGTGGCTATGCGTGAAATTTATTTAAGCGATACAAAAAATTCCATTTCCGGGAAATCCAGGCCCAATGAGCCTATAACGGTCTATGATAGTTCTGGACCATACACGGATTCTAGTAAAGAAATTAGTGTTCATAAAGGACTAGAGAGAATAAGAGAACAATGGATTTTAGAGCGTGGAGATGTGGAACAGCTAGACAATTTTTCGTCCGAATACTGTAGAGAACGCTTGCAAGATAAAAGTTTAAACCACATGCGTTTCAAGCATTTAAAAATGCCGCTACGTGCCAAAAAAGGACAGCATGTAACCCAACTTCATTATGCCAAAAAAGGGATCATTACGCCTGAAATGGAATACATTGCCATTCGCGAAAATCAACGTATTGAAGAGATAACTTCAATAAGAAAGCAACACAAAGGTGAACATTTTGGCGCTGCCATCCCGGAAAGAATTACGCCAGAATTTGTACGTTCTGAAGTAGCCAGAGGCCGTGCCGTAATACCATCAAACATTAATCATCCTGAATCTGAACCAATGATTTTGGGTAGGAATTTTTTAGTAAAAATAAATGCCAATATCGGCAACTCTGCAACCACATCATCCATTGAAGAAGAGGTAGAAAAAGCAGTTTGGGCTTGTCGTTGGGGAGCTGATAATATCATGGATTTATCTACCGGTAAAAATATTCATGAAACACGTGAGTGGATTATACGCAACTCACCTGTTCCTGTTGGAACAGTGCCGATTTATCAGGCCTTAGAAAAGGCAAATGGCGTTGCAGAAGATCTAAATTGGGAGATATTCCGAGATACTTTAATTGAACAAGCTGAGCAAGGCGTCGATTATTTCACCATACACGCCGGTGTATTGTTACGATACATACCCATGACCGTGAAACGAGTCACAGGTATTGTTTCCCGTGGTGGTTCTATTATGGCTAAGTGGTGCCTGGCACATCATAAAGAGAGTTTCTTATACACGCATTTTGAAGGAATCTGTGAAATTCTAAAATCCTATGACGTTGCCATTTCCTTGGGGGACGGTTTGCGTCCAGGTTCTATTGCTGATGCAAATGATGAAGCACAGTTTGCAGAATTAGAAACTTTGGGTGAGCTAACACAGATCGCCCGTAAACACGATGTGCAGTGTTTTATAGAAGGACCAGGACATGTGCCCATGCATATGATAAAAGAAAATATAGAAAAACAAATTGAAGTTTGTGACGAAGCTCCTTTTTACACTTTAGGCCCTTTAACTACAGATATAGCTCCGGGTTATGACCATATCACATCGGGAATAGGTGCTGCAATGATTGGTTGGTATGGGTGCGCAATGCTCTGTTATGTGACCCCTAAAGAGCATTTGGGCTTACCTAACAAAGAGGATGTTCGTGTAGGGGTAATCACTTATAAAATAGCTGCTCATGCCGCAGATCTGGCCAAGGGCCATCCAGGTGCTCAACATAGAGATAATGCCTTAAGTATGGCTCGATTTGAATTCCGTTGGCAAGACCAGTTCAATTTAGGATTAGACCCCGAGCGTGCTTTAGAATACCATGATGAAACATTGCCTGCAGATGGTGCTAAAGTTGCCCACTTCTGTTCTATGTGTGGGCCAAAATTCTGTTCTATGAAAATATCACAAGAAGTTCGTGACTTTGTTGCCGAAAATGATATCGTGGATAAAGGGCTCATAGCAAAAGGCATGAAGGAGAAGTCAAAAGAATTTAAAAAAATGGGCTCAGAAGTATATTTATAA
- a CDS encoding thiamine phosphate synthase, with amino-acid sequence MIILIAPEGDISNEIDKLNQLFKAGVACFHLRKPKKNYQEHCHYLNQIDRKYHNRIVVHSFHELINNFDLKGIHFPEQRRQNFIKDVGTYYSQLNMKNKTVSSSFHKIAMLKNCPFVFDYHFLSPVFSSISKQGYKGRGFNVNQIHKKVIGMGGVTVENLIEFKRLGFQGVGVLGSIWNSKEPVNIFKKMKDQWNTSTK; translated from the coding sequence ATGATAATATTAATAGCACCCGAAGGAGATATCTCTAATGAAATAGATAAATTAAACCAGCTCTTTAAAGCAGGTGTAGCTTGTTTCCATCTTCGTAAACCGAAAAAAAATTATCAGGAGCATTGCCACTATTTAAATCAAATTGATAGAAAATATCACAATAGAATAGTCGTGCATAGTTTTCATGAATTAATCAACAATTTTGATTTAAAAGGCATTCATTTCCCGGAACAGAGAAGACAAAATTTCATAAAAGATGTAGGCACTTATTATAGCCAATTAAACATGAAAAATAAAACGGTCAGTTCTTCTTTTCACAAAATAGCAATGTTGAAAAATTGTCCTTTTGTTTTTGATTATCATTTTTTAAGTCCGGTATTTTCATCCATCTCCAAACAAGGTTATAAAGGAAGGGGCTTTAATGTAAATCAAATACATAAAAAAGTAATTGGAATGGGTGGTGTCACAGTTGAAAATTTAATTGAGTTCAAGAGATTAGGTTTTCAAGGTGTTGGTGTTTTAGGTAGCATTTGGAATAGCAAGGAGCCGGTAAATATTTTTAAAAAAATGAAAGATCAATGGAATACAAGCACAAAATGA
- a CDS encoding hydroxymethylpyrimidine/phosphomethylpyrimidine kinase codes for MEYKHKMNKDNFILTIAGHDPSSGAGITSDIKTFEGHHLYGLSVCTAITVQNDVNFTQCIWTDIDCITAQIAILFERFEIPVVKIGIIESWEILSIILDKLLGLNTNIKIVLDPIFKASAGFDFHSKESQSLLNKIWKQCYVITPNYEEIQRLYPAMNLTDTIHHISAFTNIYLKGGHRKDKKGWDQLYPLGKTMVDVYPFTEKIAEKHGSGCVLSSALACNIALGEKLETACRKAKYYTEQFLNSNDTLLGNHHFKTINKSQNVYP; via the coding sequence ATGGAATACAAGCACAAAATGAACAAAGATAATTTCATATTAACTATTGCCGGTCACGATCCTTCAAGCGGCGCAGGTATTACTTCTGACATCAAGACTTTCGAGGGACATCATCTTTATGGCCTGTCTGTCTGTACTGCTATAACGGTTCAAAATGACGTGAATTTCACACAATGCATTTGGACAGATATTGATTGCATTACAGCACAAATTGCAATCCTTTTTGAACGTTTTGAAATTCCTGTAGTAAAGATTGGCATTATTGAATCTTGGGAAATCTTGTCAATAATTCTAGACAAATTGCTTGGACTCAATACAAATATTAAAATTGTTCTTGACCCCATTTTTAAGGCAAGTGCCGGGTTTGATTTTCATTCAAAAGAAAGCCAGTCCTTATTAAACAAAATTTGGAAACAATGTTATGTTATCACTCCGAACTACGAAGAAATTCAGCGTTTATACCCAGCGATGAATCTTACAGATACAATACATCATATTTCTGCTTTTACAAATATTTATTTAAAAGGTGGTCATAGAAAAGATAAAAAAGGATGGGATCAATTGTATCCTCTAGGCAAGACAATGGTGGATGTCTATCCTTTTACAGAAAAAATAGCAGAGAAACATGGGAGTGGTTGTGTATTATCATCGGCTTTAGCTTGCAATATTGCTTTGGGCGAAAAGTTGGAAACCGCTTGCAGAAAAGCAAAATATTATACAGAGCAGTTTTTAAATTCAAATGATACTTTACTGGGGAATCATCATTTTAAAACTATAAATAAATCGCAGAATGTTTATCCCTAA
- the thiE gene encoding thiamine phosphate synthase, with product MFIPNLHYISQGATAEEHISNIRQACIAGVTLVQLRLKNMPEKELLKYAEQAREITHHFHAKLIINDHYKIAKAAKADGVHLGKNDTCTKIARAFLASWQIVGGTANTLEDCHNLINKKVDYIGLGPFRFTKTKENISPILGLKGYTEIITALQTNTPVIAIGGITLNDVPRLIKTGVYGIAASGEITQDFNSISLFHQILNSASAVEPIGKNDLKIYL from the coding sequence ATGTTTATCCCTAATTTACATTATATCTCACAGGGGGCTACAGCGGAAGAGCATATTAGCAATATCCGGCAAGCTTGTATCGCCGGCGTGACATTGGTACAATTGCGCTTAAAAAATATGCCAGAAAAAGAGCTTTTAAAATATGCCGAACAGGCACGCGAAATCACCCATCATTTTCATGCCAAATTAATTATTAACGACCATTACAAAATTGCCAAAGCCGCTAAAGCCGATGGCGTACATTTAGGTAAAAATGATACTTGTACAAAGATCGCAAGAGCTTTTCTTGCAAGCTGGCAAATTGTTGGTGGCACGGCAAATACATTAGAAGACTGTCACAATCTTATTAATAAAAAAGTAGATTATATAGGATTGGGGCCTTTTCGTTTTACAAAAACTAAAGAAAATATTAGTCCCATTTTAGGGCTAAAGGGTTATACTGAAATCATTACAGCATTGCAAACGAATACGCCTGTCATTGCTATTGGTGGCATTACTTTAAACGATGTGCCAAGACTAATAAAGACAGGGGTTTATGGCATAGCGGCTTCTGGAGAAATTACTCAAGACTTTAATAGCATTTCATTATTTCATCAAATTTTAAATTCGGCTTCTGCTGTTGAGCCAATTGGAAAAAACGATTTAAAAATATATTTATGA
- a CDS encoding thiazole synthase, which produces MTDTLTIADKTFHSRLFIGTGKFSNNQLMREAAIASESELVTVALKRVDIDNQSDDLLTHLQGNTINLLPNTSGVRTADEAVFVAQLAREALKTNWIKLEIHPDPRYLLPDGFETLKATEALVKLGFVVLPYIHADPVLCKRLEEVGAQSVMPLGAPIGSNKGLKTKDFLAIIIEQSNVPVIVDAGIGAPSHAAYAMELGADAVLVNTAIAVSQYPIQMAKAFKMAVKAGRMAYNAKLAPIKQRAEASSPLTSFLQII; this is translated from the coding sequence ATGACAGATACACTTACCATTGCAGATAAAACCTTTCATTCAAGATTATTTATAGGAACCGGAAAATTTTCTAACAATCAGTTAATGAGAGAAGCTGCCATTGCCTCCGAAAGTGAACTAGTAACAGTGGCATTAAAAAGAGTTGATATCGACAATCAATCGGATGATCTATTAACGCACTTACAAGGAAACACAATTAATCTATTACCCAACACTTCTGGTGTAAGGACAGCAGATGAAGCAGTATTTGTTGCACAATTGGCAAGAGAAGCTTTAAAAACAAATTGGATAAAATTAGAAATTCACCCGGATCCCAGATACTTATTACCTGATGGTTTTGAAACTTTAAAGGCCACTGAAGCATTGGTAAAATTAGGTTTTGTTGTGCTGCCCTATATTCACGCCGACCCCGTTTTATGCAAAAGGCTGGAAGAGGTTGGCGCGCAATCTGTGATGCCTTTGGGCGCACCAATTGGAAGTAACAAAGGGTTGAAAACAAAAGATTTTTTAGCAATCATTATCGAACAAAGTAATGTACCTGTAATTGTAGATGCAGGCATAGGCGCGCCTTCACATGCGGCATATGCTATGGAACTGGGGGCAGACGCCGTATTGGTGAACACCGCTATTGCGGTTTCGCAGTATCCAATACAAATGGCAAAGGCTTTTAAAATGGCTGTTAAAGCAGGCAGAATGGCCTATAACGCAAAACTTGCACCTATAAAACAAAGAGCTGAAGCCAGCAGTCCTCTAACCTCATTTTTACAAATAATTTAA
- the thiH gene encoding 2-iminoacetate synthase ThiH — protein sequence MSFKTIFEQYDWDTVKRDIYSFSQDDVQDILAKERISLEDFKALLSPAAKFFIEPMAQRSNALTKKRFGNNIQMYIPMYLSNECQNICTYCGFSMTNKIPRKTLNDAEILKEVQHIKALGYDHILLVTGEANKTVGVPYLQHAIHLIRTHFSNISIEVQPLDQAEYETLIAEGLYAVLVYQETYHKATYKVHHPKGKKSNFDYRLDTPDRLGKAGIHKIGLGALFGLEDWRTDSFFTALHLRYLQKTYWKTKYSISFPRLRPHQGEVQPKIEMTDADLVQLICAFRLLDEDIELSMSTRETETFRNNIINIGITSMSAESKTNPGGYTVATDSLEQFEISDERSTEAIKKMIQSQGYEVVWKDWSKHFK from the coding sequence ATGTCATTTAAAACCATATTTGAGCAATATGACTGGGATACAGTTAAACGTGATATTTATTCGTTTTCTCAGGATGATGTTCAGGATATACTTGCCAAGGAACGCATTTCTTTAGAAGATTTTAAAGCATTATTATCACCTGCTGCCAAATTTTTTATCGAGCCAATGGCGCAACGAAGTAATGCATTAACCAAAAAGCGTTTTGGGAATAATATACAAATGTATATCCCTATGTATCTTTCAAATGAATGTCAGAATATTTGTACCTATTGTGGCTTTAGTATGACCAATAAAATTCCGAGAAAAACGCTGAATGATGCAGAAATTTTAAAAGAAGTACAACACATCAAGGCTTTGGGATATGATCATATATTATTGGTAACCGGAGAAGCCAATAAAACGGTGGGCGTTCCCTATTTACAACATGCCATTCATTTAATTCGCACACATTTTTCCAATATCAGTATCGAAGTGCAACCACTTGATCAGGCGGAATATGAAACATTGATTGCAGAAGGCTTATATGCTGTTTTAGTTTATCAGGAAACCTATCACAAAGCGACTTATAAAGTACATCATCCTAAGGGCAAGAAATCAAATTTTGACTATCGCTTAGATACTCCGGATAGATTGGGTAAAGCAGGTATTCATAAAATTGGTTTAGGTGCATTATTTGGTCTAGAAGACTGGAGGACGGATAGTTTTTTCACAGCCTTGCATTTAAGATATTTGCAAAAGACTTACTGGAAAACTAAATATTCTATTTCTTTTCCAAGATTACGACCACATCAGGGCGAGGTTCAGCCAAAAATCGAAATGACAGATGCTGATCTGGTGCAATTGATTTGCGCTTTCAGGCTACTGGATGAAGACATAGAGTTATCTATGTCAACCCGCGAAACAGAGACTTTTAGAAATAATATTATTAATATAGGTATCACGTCAATGAGTGCTGAGTCCAAAACAAATCCCGGTGGATATACTGTGGCAACTGATTCTCTGGAACAATTTGAAATATCCGATGAACGCTCTACTGAAGCAATTAAAAAAATGATTCAATCACAAGGATATGAAGTAGTTTGGAAAGATTGGTCTAAACATTTCAAATAA
- the moeB gene encoding molybdopterin-synthase adenylyltransferase MoeB translates to MSFSQEELKQYNRHFILEDIGETGQLKLKQAKVLIIGAGGLGCPVLQYLTAAGIGNIGILDDDIIEQSNLQRQILYTYNDIGKHKAAVAASKLALLNPFVNLKAHTERLTNKNAISLFDKYDIIVDGSDNFSTRYLVNDAAVITNKPVVFGSIYKFEGQVSVFNYRNGPNYRCLFPTPPDSKLVGNCSAIGVLGVLPGIIGALQANEVIKIICQIGNILSGKLWTINTLTMDQHLLNFKKNSAILINKLEDNYFNFCGAQENLKEIKYCELIKHMSEYNLLDVRTINERNKYHIGGIHIPLNELPEKFNTIPQSKNLIVYCQSGIRSKEAITFLKKAGFTCALFNLEGGLN, encoded by the coding sequence ATGTCATTCTCACAGGAAGAGCTTAAACAATATAACCGTCATTTTATTCTGGAAGATATCGGCGAAACGGGGCAGTTAAAGTTAAAACAGGCTAAGGTTTTAATCATTGGAGCAGGAGGGCTTGGCTGTCCAGTTTTGCAATATTTAACCGCTGCCGGCATTGGCAATATAGGCATTTTAGACGATGATATTATAGAGCAAAGTAATTTACAACGTCAAATTCTTTATACTTATAATGATATTGGAAAACATAAAGCAGCAGTTGCAGCTTCTAAACTAGCTTTATTAAATCCTTTTGTAAACTTAAAAGCTCATACCGAAAGACTGACCAATAAAAATGCAATTTCCTTATTTGATAAATATGATATTATTGTAGATGGTAGCGACAATTTCTCTACACGCTACTTAGTCAATGATGCAGCTGTCATTACCAATAAACCGGTTGTTTTTGGTTCTATCTATAAGTTTGAAGGGCAAGTTTCCGTTTTTAATTATCGAAATGGACCTAACTATAGATGCTTGTTCCCCACTCCGCCCGATTCAAAATTAGTCGGCAATTGTTCAGCCATAGGTGTTTTAGGTGTTTTGCCCGGCATTATTGGCGCATTACAAGCCAACGAAGTTATCAAGATAATTTGCCAGATAGGGAATATCCTTTCAGGAAAATTATGGACTATAAATACTTTGACGATGGATCAACATTTACTTAATTTTAAAAAGAATTCGGCAATACTCATAAACAAATTAGAAGATAATTATTTCAACTTTTGCGGCGCGCAAGAAAACCTAAAAGAAATTAAATATTGTGAATTGATAAAACACATGAGTGAATACAATCTACTGGATGTAAGAACGATTAATGAACGAAACAAATACCATATCGGTGGCATTCACATACCTTTAAATGAATTGCCCGAAAAATTTAATACAATACCACAGAGCAAAAATCTTATCGTCTACTGTCAGTCAGGAATCCGAAGTAAAGAAGCAATAACCTTTCTCAAAAAGGCCGGATTCACATGTGCACTATTCAATCTCGAAGGTGGATTGAACTAA
- the pafA gene encoding alkaline phosphatase PafA: protein MKKTVLLLLAVCAFLSSFAQFQRPKLVVGIVVDQMRWDYLYRYYNKYSNGGFKRLLKEGYSCENTLINYLPAYTAVGHSTIFTGSVPSIDGIAGNSWRIQNSGKTTYCTDDSTVSTVGATGNAGKMSPHNLWVTTITDELRLATNFKSKVIGVSLKDRAAILPAGHNPTGAFWLDDSSGNFVTSTYYRNDLPSWVNIFNQEKNIPKLIKNGWNTLLPIAKYTESTKDNEPWEGEVKGAKTPTFPFNLVKAYSLDKESFRQTPFGNTLTLAFAEAAINGEKLGENDCTDFLTVNCASTDYVGHMVGPNSIEVEDVYLRLDKELQEFFKYLDNKIGRGNYLVFLTADHGGAHSEGFMRENKMPTGFFPNLTKSLNNYLQTQFGVDKLVLDAENFEVSFDNKKIELNKLDKEKIKTSSINFLQKQKGVLCAIDETRAATASIPTAIKEMIINGYNRERSGDIKIILQSGFLPDNYKTGTSHGLWNAYDTHIPLIFMGWKIPHGATNKTVYMTDIAPTISALLHIQMPSGCIGKPITQLTNVVNE, encoded by the coding sequence ATGAAAAAAACTGTTTTACTCCTTTTAGCTGTTTGTGCATTTCTTTCTTCTTTTGCACAATTTCAAAGACCTAAATTGGTTGTTGGAATTGTGGTCGATCAAATGCGTTGGGATTATCTATATCGTTATTATAACAAATATTCCAATGGAGGTTTCAAGCGTTTACTCAAGGAAGGTTATAGTTGTGAAAATACATTGATAAATTATTTACCTGCATATACAGCTGTTGGGCATTCCACTATTTTTACTGGTTCTGTACCGTCTATTGATGGTATTGCGGGTAATAGTTGGCGCATTCAGAATTCAGGTAAAACTACTTATTGCACGGATGACTCGACTGTGTCGACTGTAGGGGCTACTGGCAATGCAGGTAAGATGTCTCCACATAATCTTTGGGTTACAACCATTACTGATGAATTACGGTTGGCAACAAATTTTAAATCCAAAGTTATAGGGGTCTCTTTAAAAGATCGTGCAGCTATTTTGCCTGCCGGACACAATCCAACAGGTGCTTTTTGGTTAGATGATTCATCTGGCAATTTTGTGACAAGTACTTATTATAGGAATGATTTACCCTCTTGGGTCAATATATTTAATCAAGAAAAAAACATTCCTAAATTAATTAAAAACGGATGGAACACTTTGTTGCCTATCGCCAAATATACTGAAAGTACAAAAGATAATGAACCATGGGAGGGTGAAGTGAAGGGAGCAAAAACTCCAACTTTCCCTTTTAATTTAGTTAAAGCTTACTCTTTAGATAAAGAAAGTTTTCGTCAAACGCCATTTGGTAATACACTTACTTTAGCCTTTGCAGAAGCGGCGATAAATGGCGAAAAGTTAGGAGAAAATGACTGTACAGATTTTCTAACAGTCAACTGCGCATCTACTGATTATGTGGGTCATATGGTTGGACCTAATTCAATCGAGGTTGAAGATGTTTATTTGAGATTAGATAAAGAGTTGCAGGAATTTTTCAAATATTTAGATAACAAAATAGGGCGGGGAAATTATTTGGTCTTTCTTACCGCGGACCATGGAGGTGCTCATTCCGAAGGCTTTATGAGGGAAAATAAAATGCCAACGGGCTTTTTCCCAAACCTGACTAAGTCATTAAATAATTATTTACAAACGCAATTTGGCGTAGATAAATTGGTTCTTGATGCGGAGAATTTTGAAGTTTCTTTTGATAATAAAAAGATTGAATTAAATAAGTTAGATAAAGAAAAAATTAAAACATCCAGTATTAATTTTTTACAAAAACAAAAGGGTGTTTTATGTGCAATCGATGAAACTAGAGCTGCTACAGCATCCATCCCCACTGCAATAAAGGAAATGATTATTAATGGTTACAATAGAGAAAGAAGCGGAGATATAAAAATTATTCTGCAATCAGGATTCTTACCAGATAATTATAAAACGGGCACATCTCACGGATTGTGGAATGCTTACGATACGCATATCCCACTAATCTTTATGGGCTGGAAAATCCCCCATGGAGCAACCAATAAAACTGTTTATATGACGGATATTGCACCTACGATTTCTGCTTTGTTGCATATACAAATGCCAAGTGGCTGCATTGGTAAACCCATTACCCAACTGACTAATGTGGTAAATGAATAA